The Leucobacter sp. UCMA 4100 genome window below encodes:
- a CDS encoding cytochrome c oxidase assembly protein, whose protein sequence is MTATPFLAAMSILTRSNIAPMFDPAEFVRIGTDTITPLAWASVLVFIAYLAGVISLRRRRKKWNAASSISFLLGCAVWFFVTGTSMNGFADSLVSVLIFQQLTLLVFVPPLLLMGSPGRLLLKAMPHTGLGGSILRAALGAYRSRTAYVLLHPIMVIVVPLIFFPALYFTDAISLVLALPGGHAMLLTTILVFGTIAAAPLWARDPLPRTPSYAVRLVEVFVEIQIHALFGLILILGDGDLFSWYSGDPSGWDLTRAADESIGGTLAWSYGEIPLLIVLAVTLSKWRNRDMKTASRRQEAEDAELDEYNAYLAAQARAEERRPSTR, encoded by the coding sequence ATGACCGCGACGCCGTTCCTGGCAGCAATGTCCATTTTGACGCGTTCGAACATCGCGCCGATGTTCGATCCCGCCGAGTTTGTCAGGATCGGTACCGACACGATCACCCCGCTCGCTTGGGCCTCGGTGCTCGTGTTCATCGCGTACCTCGCGGGCGTCATTTCCCTCCGGCGCAGACGGAAGAAGTGGAACGCTGCCTCAAGCATCTCGTTCCTGCTCGGCTGCGCCGTGTGGTTCTTCGTGACCGGCACGTCGATGAATGGGTTCGCCGATTCACTCGTTTCGGTGCTCATCTTTCAGCAGCTCACTCTGCTCGTTTTCGTTCCTCCGCTTCTGCTCATGGGTTCACCGGGCAGGCTGTTGCTGAAGGCCATGCCGCACACGGGCCTTGGCGGCTCGATCTTGCGGGCGGCGCTCGGCGCCTACCGTTCGCGCACCGCATACGTGCTGTTGCACCCGATCATGGTCATCGTGGTTCCGCTCATTTTCTTCCCGGCACTGTACTTCACCGATGCCATCAGCCTCGTGCTCGCACTGCCTGGCGGCCACGCGATGCTCCTCACCACCATCTTGGTGTTCGGTACGATCGCGGCGGCGCCGCTCTGGGCGAGGGACCCGCTGCCGCGAACGCCCTCGTATGCCGTGCGCCTTGTCGAGGTGTTTGTAGAAATTCAGATTCACGCGCTCTTTGGTCTCATTCTCATTCTCGGCGATGGCGACCTCTTCTCTTGGTACTCGGGTGACCCCTCGGGCTGGGATCTCACGCGGGCGGCCGACGAGTCAATCGGCGGAACCCTTGCCTGGAGCTACGGCGAGATTCCACTCCTCATCGTTCTCGCGGTGACCCTCTCGAAGTGGCGCAACCGCGATATGAAGACGGCCTCGCGCCGCCAGGAGGCCGAAGACGCCGAGCTCGACGAGTACAACGCTTACCTCGCGGCCCAGGCGCGGGCCGAAGAGCGCCGCCCCTCGACCCGCTAG
- a CDS encoding PACE efflux transporter — translation MSPIVRRIVYVLVFELLAISLVAFTFSALGHSGSSAMATAVVSSVIAMTWNFIWTSLFEAWERRQPSQTRTVPRRIAYSLGFEAGLVVFLVPAMALLLGVGLLEAFLLDIGLMVFFLVYAFVFSWLFDLIVPRRDEKDAGGSPEAEPETL, via the coding sequence ATGTCGCCCATCGTGCGTCGAATCGTCTACGTGCTCGTTTTCGAGCTGCTCGCCATCTCACTCGTGGCATTTACCTTTTCAGCCCTCGGCCATAGCGGCTCGAGCGCGATGGCGACGGCCGTGGTGTCGTCGGTCATCGCCATGACCTGGAACTTTATTTGGACGAGCCTCTTTGAGGCGTGGGAGCGCCGCCAGCCGTCACAAACGCGAACGGTTCCGCGCCGCATCGCGTACTCGCTCGGCTTCGAGGCGGGCCTCGTCGTCTTTCTCGTACCCGCCATGGCATTGCTGCTCGGCGTCGGGCTCCTCGAGGCTTTCTTGCTCGACATCGGGCTCATGGTCTTCTTCCTTGTCTACGCCTTCGTCTTCTCGTGGCTCTTTGACCTCATCGTGCCAAGGCGTGACGAGAAAGACGCTGGCGGCAGCCCAGAGGCTGAGCCAGAGACACTCTAA
- a CDS encoding LysR family transcriptional regulator — MNLEQLRGFVAITKTGNFTRAADQLHLAQPSLSRQIASLEQNLGIELFNRVRGNVTLTAAGERLLPIARRMLADAETAHHEMAELAGLRSGRIRLGATPTLCTSLVVEVLTEFQASHPGIDLEIVESGSRSLISALIEGSLDLALIVTSLSSGADRAVLELEPLLLERLVVVSGGAFPTPFESEQRVTLRELATVPQLMFPDNYDLRGAIDTAMLAADLTPNVALTGAEMDAALRFTERGLGVAVVPAMITVDRPSLRVTPLVEPDLTRTVSLARRTDMAPTHAGAALQALIHDVAARFTAPGAATEHLVQTA; from the coding sequence ATGAATCTTGAACAGCTGCGTGGTTTCGTGGCAATCACCAAAACCGGCAACTTTACGCGGGCCGCAGACCAGCTGCACCTCGCCCAGCCGTCGCTCAGCAGGCAGATCGCATCGCTCGAACAGAACCTCGGCATTGAGCTTTTTAACAGGGTGCGCGGCAATGTGACCCTCACCGCTGCCGGCGAACGACTACTACCCATCGCACGACGTATGCTCGCCGATGCCGAGACGGCCCACCACGAAATGGCCGAGCTCGCAGGCCTTCGAAGCGGTCGCATTCGCCTCGGGGCGACTCCCACCCTGTGCACAAGCCTCGTGGTCGAGGTACTCACAGAGTTTCAGGCGAGCCACCCGGGCATCGACCTAGAGATTGTCGAGAGCGGTTCGCGCAGCCTTATCTCTGCCCTCATCGAGGGGTCTCTCGATCTCGCACTCATCGTGACAAGCCTCTCTTCTGGCGCCGACCGCGCCGTGCTCGAACTGGAGCCGCTGCTGCTCGAGCGCCTCGTCGTTGTCTCAGGGGGCGCGTTCCCCACACCATTTGAGAGCGAGCAGCGAGTCACCCTTCGGGAACTCGCAACCGTTCCTCAACTCATGTTTCCCGACAACTACGACCTTCGCGGGGCTATCGATACCGCCATGTTGGCAGCCGACCTCACGCCGAATGTTGCGTTAACGGGAGCCGAGATGGACGCCGCGCTGCGCTTCACCGAACGCGGCCTCGGCGTCGCGGTCGTGCCCGCGATGATCACGGTTGACCGGCCAAGCCTTCGCGTCACCCCACTCGTCGAGCCAGACCTCACCCGCACCGTGAGCCTCGCGAGGCGAACCGACATGGCGCCGACCCACGCGGGAGCCGCTCTGCAGGCCCTCATTCACGATGTTGCGGCCCGCTTTACAGCGCCGGGAGCCGCGACCGAGCACCTCGTACAAACCGCTTAG